The DNA window TCGTGGAGAAGGTGACGGCGACCGGCGCCAAGGTCGTCTGGCAGTGCGACCCGATGCACGGCAACACCCACGAGTCCTCGAACGGGTACAAGACCCGCCACTTCGACCGGGTCGTCGACGAGGTGCTCGGCTACTTCGAGGTGCACCGCGGCCTCGGCACCCACCCGGGCGGCATCCACATCGAGCTGACCGGCGAGGACGTCACCGAGTGCCTCGGCGGTGCCCAGGGCATCGAGGACCTCGACCTGCCCGGCCGCTACGAGACCGCGTGCGACCCGCGCCTCAACACCCAGCAGAGCCTCGAGCTGGCGTTCCTGGTGGCGGAGATGCTCCGTGGCTGAGTTGCCGGCCGACCTGCGGTCGACTGATCGCATCGCCGACCTCCGGTCGGACACCGTGACCCGGCCCACCGCCGGGATGCGGGAGGCGATCGCCACCGCGGCCGTCGGCGACGACGTCTTCGGCGACGACCCCACGGTCAACGCGCTGGAGAACCACGTCGCCGCGCTCTTCGGCCACGAGGCGGCGCTGTTCGCGCCGTCCGGCACGATGGCCAACCAGATCGCGCTGCAGCTCGTCGCCCCGCCCGGCGGGGAGCTGCTGGCCGGCGCGGACGCGCACGTGGTGACGTACGAGCTGGGCGCGGCCGCCGTCTACGGGGGGATCTCCACCCGTACCTGGGGGTCGGACGGCGCCCAGCTCGACCCCGAGCGGATCGCCGCGATGATCCGGCCCGCCGGCTACCCGTCGGTGCCGACCTCGGCGATCGCGGTCGAGCAGACGCACAACCTCGGTGGCGGCGGCGTCGTGCCGCTCTCCGTGCTGCGGGACCTGCGCGCGGTCGCCGACGCCCACGGGGTCGCCCTGCACTGCGACGGCGCCCGGATCTGGCACGCGCACGTCGCCGACGGGGTGCCGCTCGCCGAGTACGGCGCGCTCTTCGACACCCTCTCGGTCTGCCTCTCCAAAGGGCTGGGCGCCCCGGTCGGCTCGCTGGTCGTCGGCAGCCGGGAGCGGATCACCCGGGCCCGGGCGATCCGCAAGCGGATGGGCGGCGGGATGCGTCAGGCGGGTCTGCTCGCGGCCGCCGGCCGGTACGCCCTGGACCACCACGTGCAGCGCCTGGCCGCAGACCATGAGCGGGCGCACCGGATCGCGGAGGCTCTCGCCGAGTTCGGGGTCGTCGAGCCGGCCCGGGTGCGGACCAACCTCGTACCCCTGGATCTGTCGAAATCGGCACTGGACGCGCCGACGCTGGCCGCGGAGGCCGCCGAGCGTGGCGTGCTGATCGCGGCGATGCTGCCGCGGACCGCGCGACTGGTCACCCATCTGGACGTGGACGACGAGGCGGTCGACCACGCGATAAACGTCCTGAGCGACCTCCTCGCCTGACCGGCGCCTGCGTGTGGACGCGCCTCAATTCCACACGCGGGCGGCGGCGTCATGCGGCGGCTGCTCGCGCGAAGCCTCGGATCACCGGGTGCGGGCCGTCGCCGGCGAGTTCCGGCTGGAAGAGCGTGGCCAGGAAGAACGGGTGGTCCGGCAGCTCGGCGACCCGCACCTCGCCGTCGTCGGCGTGCCCGGTGAACCGCATCCCGTGCGCGCGCAGCAGGTCCAGCCGGCCGGTCGCCAGGCCGTAGGAGCAGTGGTAGCGCTCGATGGTCCGGGACGCCCCGAGCAGCCGTTCGGCGAGCGATCCCGGTGCCAGGCCGACCGCTGACTCGTGCCCCGCGAGCGAGCAGGAGAGCTCCACGATCAGGTCCTCGCCGTCACCGTCGTACTCCGCGTGCCGGGCCTCGCGGAGACCGCACACCTCCCGTGCGAACTCCAGCATGGCGTGCTGGAAGCCGGCGCAGGTGCCGAGGAACGGGATGCCGGCGGTGCGTGCGGTCCGGGCCGCGGCGATGCCGCCGGCTTCTCTCCGGTACGGGCTACCGGGCGTCAGCCAGATCCCGGAGAACCCGGTCAGCGCGTCCGGGTCGGCGGCCTCGGTCGTCGGCACCCAGTAGACGTCGAAGTCGAGCTGGTCGAGCTCCCGGATCTCGTCGAGGATCCGGGGAATGCGGGTGTGCGCGCGAACGGCCGGGGAACGGTCCCCGACCAGGGCGATCGTCTTCATGCCCGAATCCTCGTCCGATCCTGTGCATCACGTCCAACGATGATCGTTGACGTGGGGATTAGCATTCCTGATGTGGATCCGCATCTGCTGCGCACGTTCGTCACCGTCGCCGAGACCGGCTCGTTCTCGCTCGCCGCGGACCGCCTGCGGTTCACCCAGTCGGCCGTCTCCCAGCAGATCGCGACCCTGGAGGCCGACCTCGGCACCCCGCTGCTGACCCGGCGGCCCGTTGCGCTCACCGCGGCCGGCGAGCGGCTGCGCCGGCACGCCGAGATCATTCTGGTACGCCTCGAAGCCGCCCGCGCCGACGTGATCCGCGCCGTCGCGCCGCCCGGACGGCTCGCCCTCGGCCTGACCCCGCTCGCGGGTGCTCCCATGGTGGCCGGCTCGATGGCGGGCGGCTCGATGGCGGGCGGCTCGATGGCGGGCGTCCCGATCGCGGGCGGGTCTTTCGCGGGCGGCTCGGTTGCGGATGTGCTGGCGCGGCTGCGGGCCGAGATGCCGCGGCTGCGGATCCGGGTGACGGTCGGCAGCCGGGACCGGATCGTCGCGGCCGCCGCCACCGGTGAGGTCGACCTGGGGCTGGTGGACGGTTTCGCCGCGCCCAGCGACCCGCTGCGCCTGCCGGAGCCCGGCGGCGCCGGGGCGACCGGGATCGGCGAGCACCCGGCCGTGGTGGCGGTTCCGGAGGGCCACCCGATCGCCGGGCGATCAGCCGTGGACCTGGCCGACCTCGCGGACGCCTACTGGATCGACGCCCCGGAGGTCGCGCCGGCCGGGCCGGGCCTGCCCGCCGCGGACGGGCTGCGGATCGGCCTGCGCTACGACGGCGGTGACGTGGCGGTGCTGCTCGGGCTGGTCGCGGCCGGGCACGGGCTGGCGCTGCTGCCCGCGCCGCCGGTCGCCGCGACGCCCGGCCTGCGGGGCGTGCCGGTCGGCACGCCCCGGCTGGTTCACCGGGTGGAGTTGCTCCGCGCCCCGGCCACCTGGACCGGCGCCGAGCCGCCGGCCCGGCTCACCGCCTTACTGACCGGCTGACTTACTGACCGGCTGACTTACTGACCGGCTGACTTACTGACCGGCTGACTTACTGACCGGCTGACTTACTGACCGGCTGACTTACTGACCGGCTGACTTACTGACCGGCTGAGTCGCCGTCGCGGAGGGACTTGAGCAGGGCGATGTCGGCCGCGTGGCCCTCGTGCTCGACGGTCGGGGTCTCCACGATGACCGGGACGCCGTCGGTGGCCGGATGGGCGAACAGCTCCGCGAACGGCGCCGCGCCGATCGTGCCCTTGCCG is part of the Actinoplanes missouriensis 431 genome and encodes:
- a CDS encoding threonine aldolase family protein, translated to MADLRSDTVTRPTAGMREAIATAAVGDDVFGDDPTVNALENHVAALFGHEAALFAPSGTMANQIALQLVAPPGGELLAGADAHVVTYELGAAAVYGGISTRTWGSDGAQLDPERIAAMIRPAGYPSVPTSAIAVEQTHNLGGGGVVPLSVLRDLRAVADAHGVALHCDGARIWHAHVADGVPLAEYGALFDTLSVCLSKGLGAPVGSLVVGSRERITRARAIRKRMGGGMRQAGLLAAAGRYALDHHVQRLAADHERAHRIAEALAEFGVVEPARVRTNLVPLDLSKSALDAPTLAAEAAERGVLIAAMLPRTARLVTHLDVDDEAVDHAINVLSDLLA
- a CDS encoding CTP synthase C-terminal region-related (seleno)protein, with protein sequence MKTIALVGDRSPAVRAHTRIPRILDEIRELDQLDFDVYWVPTTEAADPDALTGFSGIWLTPGSPYRREAGGIAAARTARTAGIPFLGTCAGFQHAMLEFAREVCGLREARHAEYDGDGEDLIVELSCSLAGHESAVGLAPGSLAERLLGASRTIERYHCSYGLATGRLDLLRAHGMRFTGHADDGEVRVAELPDHPFFLATLFQPELAGDGPHPVIRGFARAAAA
- a CDS encoding LysR family transcriptional regulator, producing MDPHLLRTFVTVAETGSFSLAADRLRFTQSAVSQQIATLEADLGTPLLTRRPVALTAAGERLRRHAEIILVRLEAARADVIRAVAPPGRLALGLTPLAGAPMVAGSMAGGSMAGGSMAGVPIAGGSFAGGSVADVLARLRAEMPRLRIRVTVGSRDRIVAAAATGEVDLGLVDGFAAPSDPLRLPEPGGAGATGIGEHPAVVAVPEGHPIAGRSAVDLADLADAYWIDAPEVAPAGPGLPAADGLRIGLRYDGGDVAVLLGLVAAGHGLALLPAPPVAATPGLRGVPVGTPRLVHRVELLRAPATWTGAEPPARLTALLTG